From a region of the Sesamum indicum cultivar Zhongzhi No. 13 linkage group LG3, S_indicum_v1.0, whole genome shotgun sequence genome:
- the LOC110011766 gene encoding uncharacterized protein LOC110011766 isoform X3, with product MRVSPTLILLPLFFVSFLLLVSIHAKAEDVCANVDCVKGTCVPYNSSILGFDCECYSGWKKVQIGPITFPTCVIPNCTLKLQCGNGAPPSPPPPAAAPPPFNLLSPCNLVWCGDGSCVANGTGYYCQCNEGSTNLFNLTTLACFKGCSFGADCSGLGLNLHSLPPPPPPSSNGSEKMSKCSRSCDILNMLFLSSTIIGLVLHL from the exons atgagagtTTCACCTACCCttattcttcttcctctcttcTTCGTCTCCTTCCTTCTCCTTGTTTCCATCCATGCAAAAG CAGAAGATGTTTGTGCGAACGTGGATTGTGTAAAAGGAACATGTGTCCCTTATAATAGTTCGATTCTAGGGTTTGATTGCGAGTGCTACTCGGGGTGGAAGAAAGTTCAAATTGGTCCCATCACCTTCCCGACATGTGTCATTCCAAATT GCACTTTGAAATTGCAATGTGGAAATGGGGCGCCACCGTCTCCTCCGCCGCCTGCCGCTGCGCCGCCACCGTTCAATCTCCTTAGTC CTTGTAATCTTGTGTGGTGCGGTGATGGGAGCTGCGTTGCAAACGGAACGGGGTATTATTGTCAATGTAATGAAGGATCTACCAATTTATTCAATCTCACTACCTTAGCTTGTTTCAAGGGAT GTTCGTTTGGAGCAGATTGTAGTGGACTTGGGCTCAATCTACATTCACTGCCACCACCGCCGCCGCCATCATCAAATG GATCGGAGAAAATGTCCAAGTGCTCAAGGAGTTGTGATATTCTCAATATGCTTTTCTTATCTTCAACTATTATTGGTTTGGTGCTGCACTTGTAA
- the LOC110011766 gene encoding uncharacterized protein LOC110011766 isoform X1, with the protein MRVSPTLILLPLFFVSFLLLVSIHAKAEDVCANVDCVKGTCVPYNSSILGFDCECYSGWKKVQIGPITFPTCVIPNCTLKLQCGNGAPPSPPPPAAAPPPFNLLSPCNLVWCGDGSCVANGTGYYCQCNEGSTNLFNLTTLACFKGCSFGADCSGLGLNLHSLPPPPPPSSNGTLGLAPPPPPSPPNGSEKMSKCSRSCDILNMLFLSSTIIGLVLHL; encoded by the exons atgagagtTTCACCTACCCttattcttcttcctctcttcTTCGTCTCCTTCCTTCTCCTTGTTTCCATCCATGCAAAAG CAGAAGATGTTTGTGCGAACGTGGATTGTGTAAAAGGAACATGTGTCCCTTATAATAGTTCGATTCTAGGGTTTGATTGCGAGTGCTACTCGGGGTGGAAGAAAGTTCAAATTGGTCCCATCACCTTCCCGACATGTGTCATTCCAAATT GCACTTTGAAATTGCAATGTGGAAATGGGGCGCCACCGTCTCCTCCGCCGCCTGCCGCTGCGCCGCCACCGTTCAATCTCCTTAGTC CTTGTAATCTTGTGTGGTGCGGTGATGGGAGCTGCGTTGCAAACGGAACGGGGTATTATTGTCAATGTAATGAAGGATCTACCAATTTATTCAATCTCACTACCTTAGCTTGTTTCAAGGGAT GTTCGTTTGGAGCAGATTGTAGTGGACTTGGGCTCAATCTACATTCACTGCCACCACCGCCGCCGCCATCATCAAATGGTACGTTAGGATtagcaccaccaccaccaccgtcCCCTCCAAATG GATCGGAGAAAATGTCCAAGTGCTCAAGGAGTTGTGATATTCTCAATATGCTTTTCTTATCTTCAACTATTATTGGTTTGGTGCTGCACTTGTAA
- the LOC110011766 gene encoding uncharacterized protein LOC110011766 isoform X2 gives MRVSPTLILLPLFFVSFLLLVSIHAKEDVCANVDCVKGTCVPYNSSILGFDCECYSGWKKVQIGPITFPTCVIPNCTLKLQCGNGAPPSPPPPAAAPPPFNLLSPCNLVWCGDGSCVANGTGYYCQCNEGSTNLFNLTTLACFKGCSFGADCSGLGLNLHSLPPPPPPSSNGTLGLAPPPPPSPPNGSEKMSKCSRSCDILNMLFLSSTIIGLVLHL, from the exons atgagagtTTCACCTACCCttattcttcttcctctcttcTTCGTCTCCTTCCTTCTCCTTGTTTCCATCCATGCAAAAG AAGATGTTTGTGCGAACGTGGATTGTGTAAAAGGAACATGTGTCCCTTATAATAGTTCGATTCTAGGGTTTGATTGCGAGTGCTACTCGGGGTGGAAGAAAGTTCAAATTGGTCCCATCACCTTCCCGACATGTGTCATTCCAAATT GCACTTTGAAATTGCAATGTGGAAATGGGGCGCCACCGTCTCCTCCGCCGCCTGCCGCTGCGCCGCCACCGTTCAATCTCCTTAGTC CTTGTAATCTTGTGTGGTGCGGTGATGGGAGCTGCGTTGCAAACGGAACGGGGTATTATTGTCAATGTAATGAAGGATCTACCAATTTATTCAATCTCACTACCTTAGCTTGTTTCAAGGGAT GTTCGTTTGGAGCAGATTGTAGTGGACTTGGGCTCAATCTACATTCACTGCCACCACCGCCGCCGCCATCATCAAATGGTACGTTAGGATtagcaccaccaccaccaccgtcCCCTCCAAATG GATCGGAGAAAATGTCCAAGTGCTCAAGGAGTTGTGATATTCTCAATATGCTTTTCTTATCTTCAACTATTATTGGTTTGGTGCTGCACTTGTAA
- the LOC105157565 gene encoding katanin p60 ATPase-containing subunit A1, protein MVGASLAGLQDHLKLAREYAVEGLYDTSVIFFDGAIAQINKHLNTVDDPLLRSKWMNVKKAISEETEVVKQLDAEKRSFKEVPIGRRPNSPPISTKSSFVFQPLDEYPTSSGAPMDDPDVWRPPSRDPTGRRPTRSNQVGMRKSPQDGAWARGGSTRTTARGGRTGATSKANTGVRSSTTGRKTSGKSTTGKADSANGDPEDGKPKKIQYEGPDADLAAMLERDVLDSTPGVRWDDVAGLSEAKRLLEEAVVLPLWMPEYFQGIRRPWKGVLMFGPPGTGKTLLAKAVATECGTTFFNVSSATLASKWRGESERMVRCLFDLARAYAPSTIFIDEIDSLCNARGASGEHESSRRVKSELLVQVDGVNASSTNEDGTRKIVMVLAATNFPWDIDEALRRRLEKRIYIPLPNFESRKELIRINLKTVEVAPDVDIDEVARQTEGYSGDDLTNVCRDASLNGMRRKIAGKTRDEIKNMPKDEISKDPVAMCDFLEAIAKVQPSVSAADIEKHEKWFSEFGSA, encoded by the exons atggtgGGCGCTTCGCTGGCCGGCTTGCAAGATCATCTGAAGTTAGCGAGAGAGTACGCAGTGGAAGGGCTCTATGACACTTCTGTTATCTTCTTCGATGGCGCCATTGCTCAGATCAAcaa GCATTTGAACACGGTTGATGACCCTTTGCTTCGTTCCAAATGGATGAATGTAAAGAAAGCGATTTCAGAAGAAACAGAGGTCGTGAAGCAGTTGGATGCTGAGAAAAGGTCGTTCAAGGAGGTTCCTATTGGTAGGCGGCCTAATTCTCCTCCTATTTCGACCAAATCGTCTTTTGTATTTCAACCATTGGACGAATATCCTACATCTTCTGGTGCCCCAATGGATGACCCTGATGTGTGGAGGCCACCTAGTCGAGATCCTACGGGTAGGAGACCTACAAGAAGTAATCAAGTGGGCATGAGGAAGTCACCACAAGATGGAGCTTGGGCTCGTGGAGGTTCCACAAGAACAACTGCACGGGGAGGAAGGACTGGTGCGACTAGTAAGGCCAACACAGGTGTTCGATCATCAACTACTGGAAGGAAAACATCTGGGAAGTCCACCACTGGGAAAGCTGATTCTGCA AATGGTGATCCTGAGGATGGAAAGccgaaaaaaattcaatatgaaGGCCCTGATGCAGATTTGGCAGCTATGCTTGAAAGGGATGTATTGGACTCCACTCCTGGCGTTAGATGGGATGATGTGGCTGGGCTGAGTGAAGCAAAAAGACTTCTTGAGGAAGCTGTGGTTCTTCCACTATGGATGCCCGAATATTTTCAG GGAATTCGAAGGCCTTGGAAGGGTGTTCTCATGTTTGGCCCTCCTGGTACGGGGAAGACTCTTCTTGCTAAGGCAGTAGCGACTGAGTGTGGGACGACTTTCTTCAATGTTTCTTCTGCGACCTTGGCTTCAAAATGGCGTGGAGAAAGTGAAAGAATGGTCCGGTGCTTATTTGATCTTGCGCGAGCTTATGCTCCCAGTACAATATTCATTGATGAGATTGATTCTCTCTGCAATGCTCGCGG GGCTTCTGGAGAACATGAATCATCCAGAAGGGTGAAGTCTGAACTTCTAGTTCAGGTAGATGGTGTCAATGCTTCTTCCACCAATGAAGATGGTACACGGAAGATAGTGATGGTTTTAGCAGCTACAAATTTTCCTTGGGATATAGATGAGGCATTAAG GAGGCGGCTTGAGAAAAGAATCTACATCCCGTTACCAAATTTTGAGAGTCGTAAGGAGCTTATacgaataaatttaaaaactgtAGAG GTCGCACCAGATGTGGATATAGATGAAGTTGCGCGTCAGACAGAGGGATACAGTGGGGATGATCTAACAAATGTTTGTCGCGACGCTTCATTAAATGGCATGAGGCGCAAGATAGCCGGAAAGACACGTGATGAGATCAAGAACATGCCAAAGGATGAGATTTCAAAGGATCCGGTTGCAATGTGCGACTTCTTAGAAGCCATCGCTAAGGTTCAACCCAGTGTTTCTGCGGCTGATATTGAGAAGCACGAGAAATGGTTTTCTGAATTTGGATCGGCATAG